One genomic region from Hyalangium ruber encodes:
- the gap gene encoding type I glyceraldehyde-3-phosphate dehydrogenase, which translates to MATKIAINGFGRIGRCVLRAILSRKEKDLEVVAINDLDKPTALAHLFKYDSVHRTWPGEVKAQDKAIIIDGHTIAVTAEKDPSVLPWKSMTADIVLECTGRFTAREGAEKHLAAGAKKVIVSAPAKGPDLTIAYGINHDQYDPKKHHILSNASCTTNCLAPVAKTLLDTFGIEKGLMTTVHSYTNDQRVLDLSHEDMRRARAAALSMIPTSTGAAKAIGEVLPSLKGKMHGVSIRVPTPNVSLVDLTVVTSKTTTQEAVIDAFRKASEGSLKGIMQFSDEQTVSVDYNGNPHSAIFDATNAYVMGDNLVKVMAWYDNEWGFSNRMVDTSKFLASKGF; encoded by the coding sequence ATGGCCACGAAGATCGCCATCAACGGCTTCGGCCGCATCGGACGTTGTGTCCTTCGCGCGATTCTCAGCCGCAAGGAGAAGGACCTCGAGGTCGTCGCCATCAACGATCTCGACAAGCCCACGGCGCTGGCCCACCTGTTCAAGTACGACTCGGTACACCGCACGTGGCCGGGCGAGGTGAAGGCGCAGGACAAGGCCATCATCATCGACGGGCACACCATCGCGGTCACCGCGGAGAAGGACCCCTCGGTGCTGCCCTGGAAGTCCATGACGGCGGACATCGTGCTGGAGTGCACGGGCCGCTTCACGGCGCGCGAGGGTGCGGAGAAGCACCTGGCCGCGGGCGCCAAGAAGGTCATCGTCTCCGCGCCGGCCAAGGGCCCGGACCTGACGATCGCCTACGGCATCAACCACGACCAGTACGACCCGAAGAAGCACCACATCCTGTCCAACGCCTCCTGCACCACCAACTGTCTGGCGCCGGTGGCCAAGACGCTGCTGGACACCTTCGGCATCGAGAAGGGCCTGATGACGACGGTGCACAGCTACACCAACGACCAGCGCGTGCTGGACCTGTCGCACGAGGACATGCGCCGCGCCCGCGCCGCCGCCCTGTCGATGATCCCCACCAGCACCGGTGCGGCGAAGGCGATCGGCGAGGTGCTGCCGTCGCTCAAGGGCAAGATGCACGGCGTGTCCATCCGCGTGCCGACCCCGAACGTGTCTCTGGTGGACCTGACGGTGGTGACGAGCAAGACGACCACGCAGGAGGCGGTGATCGACGCGTTCCGCAAGGCCTCCGAGGGCTCGCTCAAGGGCATCATGCAGTTCAGCGACGAGCAGACGGTGTCGGTGGACTACAACGGCAACCCGCACTCGGCGATCTTCGACGCCACCAACGCCTACGTCATGGGTGACAACCTGGTGAAGGTGATGGCCTGGTACGACAACGAGTGGGGCTTCTCCAACCGCATGGTGGACACCAGCAAGTTCCTGGCGTCCAAGGGCTTCTAG